The window ATTCATTTCCATACGATACACGTGCTTTTGGCGGCTTCGGCCTGCCGATTCCGGGAGGACTCCATGCCAGGGGAACTGCGCGAGGTCGCGATCATCGGGGCGCACGCCACGCCCGTCACCAAGAAGCCCGCCGGGCCCCTGCGCCAGGTCTTCGCCCGCGCGGCCATCGAGACCCTCCGCGACGCCGGGATAAAGCCGGCCGAGGTCGACGGGCTCATCACCACACCACCGGGAATCAATCCAGAAATCGTGATCATGTTCGGCGCGTTTCTCGGGAAGTATCTGGGTCTGAACACCCGCGTGCTCGAAGTGATCGAGAATGGCGGCACGACCTCAGCGCTGGCACTGCGCACGGCCATCAACGAAGTGGCCATCGGGCGCGTCGAGCGCTGCCTGGTACTGGCCGCCGACGAGCGCGCCCGCCTGGGTGACATGAGTGACCTCGACTACACCTTTCGCTTCGGCACACAGTCGAACATCGGTCTACAGGGTGCTTACGATGGCGTATACGGCGGCGGCTTTCCCGTTCCCTTCTACGCCATGGGCGGCCAGCGCTACATGCACGAATACGGAATCAGTCTCGAAGAGATTGCCGAAGTGGTCGTGCAGCTCCGCGAACATGCCATGCGCCATCCCGGCGCGCAGTTCCCCGAGCGCACTAGCGTTGCCGATGTGCTCGCCTCCAAGGTGCAGAGCCCCCCGCTCACGCTGCACATGTGCTGCCCGGTCTCCAGCGCCGGGGCCGGCGTCTTGCTCACCAGCGTTGAAGAGGCGAAGAAGTCCAGAAAACCCTGGGTTCGCATTGCGGGTGTCGGCGGCTACCACGAGGCCGAGCACTTTCTCCCCGTCGATGAAGGGCGCAACTTCACCACCTATCGGTCGGCCAT is drawn from Chrysiogenia bacterium and contains these coding sequences:
- a CDS encoding thiolase family protein, which codes for MPGELREVAIIGAHATPVTKKPAGPLRQVFARAAIETLRDAGIKPAEVDGLITTPPGINPEIVIMFGAFLGKYLGLNTRVLEVIENGGTTSALALRTAINEVAIGRVERCLVLAADERARLGDMSDLDYTFRFGTQSNIGLQGAYDGVYGGGFPVPFYAMGGQRYMHEYGISLEEIAEVVVQLREHAMRHPGAQFPERTSVADVLASKVQSPPLTLHMCCPVSSAGAGVLLTSVEEAKKSRKPWVRIAGVGGYHEAEHFLPVDEGRNFTTYRSAIKASEQAYAEAGIGADDIDVAEIYGVFAPTELMLYEDLGFVKDKGKAPQAVRNGELTHGGRVVCNPSGGRICYGHPAAATPLLETIEIVHQLRGTAEGRQVEGARWGLTHAEHGCLNGSSVMVYEACA